The genomic window CGATCCCCGGCACTGTCCTTCTTCTCCCCGCGCTCTTCGGTGGCAATAGCCGGATCCGAGAGGATCGACTCAAGCCCCTTTCCCAATGCCCTTTTCTGCATTCATGACCTCCTGGGCCAGTTGGATGTAACTTCTTGCGCCGGTGGATTCGATGTCGTAAAGCACGATCGGTTTTCCAAAGGACGGCGCTTCGGAGAGTTTCACGTTTCGGGGAATCATGGTTCGGTAGACCTTGTCGTCAAAGTAGCGAATCGCCTCCTGGGCAACCTGTCGGGAAAGGCTAAGGCGTTTGTCGTACATGGTAAGCAGAATGCCTTCGACTTGTAGTGCGGGGTTCAGGCCCTCCTGCACGCGCTTTACGACATTGAGAAGTTGGCCCAGTCCCTCCAGCGCGTAGTACTCGCACTGAATGGGAATCAGAAGGGAGTTGGCCGCACAGAGAACATTGACCGTGAGAAGACCCAGGCTGGGTGGAGAGTCGATTATGATATAATCATATTGGTCTTCTACGGTGCTTA from Candidatus Krumholzibacteriia bacterium includes these protein-coding regions:
- a CDS encoding AAA family ATPase, with translation MARIIAVTNQKGGVGKTTTAVNLSASLAMAGASSLLVDMDPQGNASSGLGHNPRELAKSIYHALLGEVGLSSVLKSTGIPGLNLLPSQAGLSGLEVELVGREKRSYYLKQLLSTVEDQYDYIIIDSPPSLGLLTVNVLCAANSLLIPIQCEYYALEGLGQLLNVVKRVQEGLNPALQVEGILLTMYDKRLSLSRQVAQEAIRYFDDKVYRTMIPRNVKLSEAPSFGKPIVLYDIESTGARSYIQLAQEVMNAEKGIGKGA